The following coding sequences are from one Anguilla anguilla isolate fAngAng1 chromosome 12, fAngAng1.pri, whole genome shotgun sequence window:
- the LOC118210408 gene encoding mucin-5AC — MGRSFHQLLFPLWVFAFALNGVTTVGAVPSFDRPAADSLRSAAGRGRRLLQFTGSERDLHPTATLPATGRGPTAPQQPASPLTPEISATSAEPAKFSTRLTVAASDGRMRRSTGALPGEVTTPPSLGLTTLRVGSPSSPTKAEVHQKVTQPRLSQEFLGETIGTTLNPNGSPESADHTTSRPSATQLTTARLEQTTAKVIPKTFTPTVQTLTKYVAPTAQPASTGLAGSTKQTPKTDTLQVSTAILKTTKHMTPPPSPTPSVTPTTTTIVTPSTASATAPGPPAPITNPKKTSEPSGGSGGSGGSGGSGGSSGSGNSSSSGGSSGGPAVAGLVGGALVVMLICIAFILVRKRRHRQRQMNNTAWAGPTPFLDGSGGVGRQPRLMADESAEDGPRESKRISLTGFFPHGLSRRLSHLKEVDEQMLMTDITQGSTFGRPEETKLGSGNGIAPDQNQNQNQDQDQDQDQDQDNDKDKDQDKDQNQEPNKDQEKNQELNQNQIQTQDDTTISTSGSPSAEQALAPPPPPAQLEDISPDPAPSEATPPPPQLDENHLVPPPALVLQEVDLGPPASETDIPPPPPSEIPFVPPPPPPLPSST; from the coding sequence ATGGGGCGGAGCTTCCACCAGTTGCTGTTCCCGCTATGGGTGTTTGCGTTCGCACTGAACGGCGTAACGACCGTGGGCGCAGTCCCATCTTTCGACCGCCCCGCGGCTGACTCACTGAGGTCAGCTGCGGGTCGAGGCAGACGTCTGCTCCAGTTCACAGGGTCAGAACGCGACCTGCACCCCACTGCGACCCTGCCCGCAACAGGACGGGGACCGACCGCTCCCCAGCAGCCCGCATCGCCACTTACCCCGGAGATATCAGCGACATCCGCGGAGCCGGCGAAGTTCTCCACGAGGCTCACAGTGGCGGCCTCTGACGGACGGATGAGGAGGAGCACTGGGGCGTTACCGGGAGAAGTAACCACGCCCCCCAGCTTGGGATTAACGACCCTTCGGGTGGGAAGCCCATCATCTCCTACCAAAGCAGAGGTACACCAGAAAGTCACCCAACCCAGGCTTTCCCAGGAGTTCTTGGGAGAAACAATTGGGACCACCCTGAACCCAAACGGTTCTCCTGAGTCAGCGGACCACACCACATCAAGACCTTCGGCCACCCAGCTCACAACAGCAAGACTGGAACAGACCACTGCCAAGGTCATACCAAAAACCTTCACCCCCACAGTGCAGACCCTCACCAAATACGTCGCACCCACTGCCCAACCTGCCTCAACTGGCCTCGCTGGCTCCACCAAACAAACTCCAAAAACAGACACCCTCCAGGTCTCAACCGCTATCTTGAAAACCACCAAACACatgactcctcccccttccccgaCTCCCAGTGTCACCCCTACGACCACCACCATTGTGACGCCATCAACTGCCTCGGCAACTGCCCCAGGCCCTCCGGCCCCCATAACCAACCCGAAGAAGACATCTGAACCCTCCGGCGGCTCCGGCGGCTCCGGCGGCTCTGGCGGCTCCGGCGGCTCCAGCGGCTCCGGCAACTCCAGCAGCTCTGGCGGCTCCAGTGGCGGGCCGGCGGTGGCGGGGttggtgggcggggccctggtGGTGATGCTGATCTGCATCGCGTTCATCCTGGTCAGGAAGCGTCGCCATCGGCAGAGGCAGATGAACAACACCGCCTGGGCGGGCCCCACGCCGTTCCTGGACGGCAGCGGCGGCGTCGGCCGCCAGCCCCGGCTCATGGCGGACGAGAGCGCAGAGGACGGGCCGCGGGAGTCCAAGCGCATCTCTCTGACCGGCTTCTTCCCCCACGGGCTCTCCCGCCGGCTCTCGCACCTGAAGGAGGTCGACGAGCAGATGCTGATGACCGACATCACGCAGGGGAGCACCTTCGGGAGACCTGAGGAGACAAAGCTGGGGTCCGGCAATGGAATAGCACCAgatcagaaccagaaccagaaccaggaccaggaccaggaccaggaccaggaccaggacaaTGACAAGGACAAGGACCAGGACAAAGACCAGAACCAGGAACCGAACAAAGACCAGGAAAAGAACCAGGAACTGAATCAGAACCAGATTCAGACCCAGGATGACACCACCATCTCCACATCTGGCTCTCCCTCTGCAGAGCAGGcattggccccgcccccgccccctgcccagTTGGAAGACATCAGTCCAGACCCAGCCCCTTCTgaagccacaccccctcctccccaattGGACGAAAACCACCTggtccctcctcctgctcttgtTCTGCAGGAAGTTGACCTGGGTCCCCCAGCCAGTGAGACGGACATTCCTCCTCCCCCGCCGAGCGAGATACCCTttgtcccgccccccccgccacctctACCCTCCTCCACATAG